In Uranotaenia lowii strain MFRU-FL chromosome 2, ASM2978415v1, whole genome shotgun sequence, one genomic interval encodes:
- the LOC129746906 gene encoding mannose-P-dolichol utilization defect 1 protein homolog produces MTDYAKKFMLFLMDEKCYDNYFVDFDLLDGDCFRALLSKGLGLGIIAGSVLVKVPQITKILANKSAKGINLFSVCLDLFAITIHMAYSFVSGFPFSAWGDTSFLALQTAFIAFLVLVYGGSIPGAVAFGCAYSAGTYALMGGMTPLNYLLIAQGFNVPILLLGKLSQAYTNYKNGSTGQLSAVTCFMLLAGSLARIFTSIQETGDQMMIITYGCSSFANAVIVLQLLYYWNADKEARNKSADVAKKSNKTKANKVD; encoded by the exons ATGACTGATTATGCcaaaaaattcatgttattcCTTATGGACGAAAAATGTTACGATAACTATTTCGTAGATTTCGACCTACTCGATG GCGATTGCTTCAGAGCGCTGCTAAGCAAAGGTCTCGGCCTGGGAATCATTGCTGGTTCGGTGCTGGTGAAAGTGCCACAGATCACAAAAATATTGGCCAACAAATCTGCCAAAGGTATAAATTTGTTCAGCGTATGTCTGGACCTGTTCGCCATCACCATCCACATGGCGTACAGCTTCGTAAGCGGATTCCCATTCAGCGCCTGGGGTGATACCTCGTTCCTAGCCCTGCAGACCGCATTCATCGCATTTTTGGTGCTGGTCTACGGAGGATCGATACCCGGTGCAGTTGCATTTGGATGTGCTTATTCGGCCGGCACCTACGCTCTGATGGGTGGAATGACTCCTTTGAACTATCTTCTGATTGCTCAGGGTTTCAATGTTCCGATCTTACTGCTGGGAAAACTTTCTCAGGCGTATACCAATTACAAGAACGGTAGCACCGGTCAACTTTCGGCAGTCACCTGTTTTATGTTATTGGCCGGTTCATTGGCTCGCATTTTCACCTCCATTCAGGAAACCGGAGACCAAATGATGATCATTACCTACGGATGTTCGTCGTTTGCCAATGCAGTTATCGTTCTTCAGCTCCTGTACTACTGGAATGCCGACAAAGAGGCACGAAACAAATCGGCGGATGTGGCAAAAAAGTCCAACAAAACCAAAGCGAATAAAGTTGACTAA
- the LOC129748263 gene encoding inosine triphosphate pyrophosphatase, whose translation MPGFLRNMARPISFVTGNAKKLEEVRAILGSKFPREISAVKLDLPELQGEVDEICKKKCQEAARLVKGPVIVEDTCLCFNALKGLPGPYIKWFLEKLGPEGLHKLLDGWDDKSAQAVCTFAYAPDENGEVILFQGRTDGKIVFPRGCRDFGWDPIFQPDGYDKTYAELPKDKKNEISHRFRALDKLRDFFTKE comes from the exons ATGCCGGGTTTTCTTCGAAACATGGCTAGACCAATTTCATTCGTTACGGGAAACGCCAAGAAGCTGGAGGAAGTTCGAGCAATCTTGGGATCGAAATTTCCCCGGGAAATCTCCGCCGTCAAGCTAGATCTACCGGAGTTGCAGGGAGAAGTCGACGAGATTTGTAAGAAAAAGTGCCAGGAAGCAGCACGCCTCGTCAAAGGACCGGTTATCGTTGAAGATACATGCCTCTGTTTCAATGCGCTAAAAGGATTACCAG GACCGTACATCAAATGGTTCCTTGAGAAACTGGGCCCAGAGGGGTTGCACAAGCTGCTCGATGGTTGGGATGACAAATCGGCCCAAGCCGTTTGCACCTTTGCTTATGCGCCCGATGAAAACGGTGAGGTGATTCTGTTCCAAGGTCGTACGGATGGAAAGATTGTTTTTCCCCGAGGATGTCGTGATTTCGGTTGGGACCCAATTTTTCAACCGGACGGATATGATAAAACTTACGCCGAGCTACCCAAGgataagaaaaatgaaatttcgcaTCGTTTCAGAGCGCTAGATAAGCTAAGAGATTTCTTTACTAAAgaataa
- the LOC129746806 gene encoding 39S ribosomal protein L28, mitochondrial-like gives MAHATSQGSNLLHGLRKSDKFTKGWGAQLPVAYKKFWDEWRNQQPAAVHYVPKDGMFQRDDLSGLVTPIQNVPLPLIDPPEAHQGIWGGEAIIKGFQKRNQYKRRVPHFWVPVLRRSVVHSQVLNQYMAVTVTDRTLDLIHDNHGFDHYLLKTPACDLRSMLAIKLKKKILVDLLSGCPKHSGNPEKQKTILKEFACYMSQYTPEEIDWYGLTYNEAIAKIKIEVESKNDKRPHKVIFRQKLIEQLKEAGIREAQGNSDEIRTIDDSETASSWLSKLSFKPKNW, from the exons ATGGCACACGCCACGTCTCAA ggTAGCAACTTGCTCCACGGGCTGCGTAAGTCCGATAAATTCACCAAAGGATGGGGTGCCCAACTTCCGGTTGCCTACAAAAAGTTCTGGGATGAATGGAGAAATCAACAACCAGCTGCCGTTCACTATGTTCCTAAAGATG GTATGTTCCAGCGTGATGATCTTTCTGGCCTGGTAACGCCCATCCAAAATGTGCCACTACCTCTGATCGACCCTCCGGAAGCGCATCAAGGCATCTGGGGTGGGGAAGCCATCATCAAAGGCTTCCAGAAGCGGAACCAATACAAGCGACGGGTTCCACACTTTTGGGTTCCGGTGCTGCGACGGTCTGTCGTTCACAGCCAAGTCCTGAACCAGTACATGGCAGTAACGGTTACGGATCGTACCTTGGATTTGATTCACGACAACCACGGGTTCGATCATTACCTCCTGAAAACTCCAGCCTGTGACCTTCGATCGATGTTAGCTATCAAGctaaagaaaaagattttagtAGATTTGCTGTCCGGATGCCCCAAGCATTCCGGTAAccctgaaaaacaaaaaactatcCTCAAAGAATTCGCTTGCTACATGTCCCAGTACACCCCGGAAGAAATCGACTGGTACGGTTTAACGTACAATGAGGCAATcgctaaaataaaaatcgaagtCGAATCCAAGAATGATAAACGGCCACACAAAGTTATTTTTCGCCAAAAACTCATCGAACAGTTGAAGGAAGCCGGCATACGGGAAGCGCAGGGAAATTCGGATGAGATCAGAACAATCGACGACTCCGAAACGGCATCGTCCTGGCTATCGAAGCTAAGCTTCAAACCGAAGAACTGGTAG
- the LOC129748934 gene encoding TBC1 domain family member 19-like isoform X1, which yields MLERVDVKKDYRLAHEPATATVLQTLLEAEHQEDTEQSSSSSGNSSPSKKGTVKRGPPARNGQNGNTAQNMEELKDASIHHTALKLTEDIKAMKIYGSLYKTVQKLACSPEVDKDDMKHTLEEAIKANGLETEIRNIIFHLIRNTVKSDTKSPIAPSDPLYYLRRAGVQWERRVRKSLNSMCCEAKTQLLGQSRVATDREEILSKWDELSNYQIDLTNYRPVYAPKDLLDVLLSLKGPVKQDETEYRKYLRYSSQQVASKLQLIQSFFSFLPKWEFSHISLPVKNLFELRVHFSELLRNDNSGGISEWAVTCQKILKTRHAPLCQQALKKAITPPPLRGALWAYVLGSQVEAHHNEHWEKLKHSVLTTESIVDKLVFKDVQLTATNDDRYFVFEDVLYQIMLCFSRDTEISQMIQSEFSNSAKLKQYEGPACGFVPFHGICMLAAPFCYLYDNPVSLYFTFRAFYVRYCHRLTTINTHPQGIVSLCLLFEKLLQTHEPQLWSHFRELQIQPIRVVFKWLMRAFSGHLPPEQLLVLWDLILGYDSLEILSLFALIILSFRRESLMQVATLENIEAILSDLSSVKVLPLIQLTLSRD from the exons GAACATCAGGAGGATACCGAGCAAAGCAGTTCTTCCAGTGGGAATTCGTCACCATCGAAGAAGGGAACCGTCAAACGTGGACCGCCAGCCAGAAACGGTCAAAACGGGAACACCGCGCAAAATATGGAGGAGCTAAAGGATGCCAGTATCCATCACACGGCACTGAAACTGACCGAGGACATCAAAGCCATGAAGATCTACGGTAGTCTGTACAAAACGGTTCAG AAGTTGGCATGCTCACCAGAAGTAGACAAGGATGATATGAAGCATACCTTGGAGGAGGCGATCAAAGCCAACGGTCTTGAAACGGAAATTCGCAACATAATATTCCACTTGATCAGAAATACCGTCAAGTCGGATACCAAATCGCCGATAGCTCCGAGTGATCCGCTGTATTACCTTCGACGTGCTGGCGTCCAGTGGGAGCGCCGAGTTCGAAAATCGCTCAATTCCATGTGCTGCGAAGCCAAGACGCAGCTATTGGGACAGTCACGCGTCGCAACCGATCGGGAAGAAATCCTTTCCAAGTGGGACGAATTGAGTAACTATCAAATAGATTTGACCAACTACCGACCAGTGTATGCGCcgaaagatcttctggatgtgCTTCTTTCCCTGAAAGGCCCCGTCAAACAGGATGAAACAGAGTACAGAAAATATTTACGCTATTCTTCGCAGCAGGTTGCCAGCAAACTTCAACTAATCCAATCGTTTTTCAGTTTTCTTCCCAAGTGGgaattttcacatatttctcTTCCGGTCAAGAACCTGTTCGAGCTGCGGGTGCACTTTTCCGAGCTGCTGAGAAACGATAACAGTGGCGGGATATCGGAATGGGCCGTCACGTGCCAGAAGATCCTCAAAACACGCCACGCTCCCCTGTGTCAGCAAGCCCTGAAGAAGGCAATCACCCCACCTCCGCTGCGAGGCGCACTCTGGGCCTATGTCCTTGGCAGCCAGGTGGAAGCGCAT CACAACGAACATTGGGAGAAACTGAAACACTCGGTGCTTACCACGGAATCTATAGTTGATAAGTTAGTATTCAAGGATGTTCAGCTAACTGCCACCAACGACGATCGCTATTTCGTGTTTGAAGACGTCCTCTACCAG ATTATGCTGTGCTTCAGTCGGGACACGGAAATCAGTCAGATGATACAATCAGAATTCAGTAACTCTGCTAAACTGAAACAATACGAAGGCCCAGCCTGCGGATTCGTTCCGTTCCATGGAATTTGCATGTTGGCAGCACCCTTTTGCTATCTGTACGACAACCCTGTTTCGCTGTACTTCACATTCCGGGCATTTTATGTGAGGTATTGTCACAGATTGACAACCATCAACACCCATCCCCAAGGAATCGTTAGTCTATGTttgctatttgaaaaattgcttCAAACGCACGAACCTCAGCTGTGGTCACACTTTCGAGAGCTTCAGATACAACC AATCCGCGTAGTTTTCAAATGGTTGATGCGTGCCTTCAGTGGCCATTTGCCTCCGGAGCAGCTGCTGGTCCTCTGGGATTTGATTCTCGGTTACGACAGCTTGGAGATTTTGTCCCTCTTCGCTCTGATCATTCTGAGCTTCCGGCGCGAGAGTCTTATGCAGGTGGCCACCCTGGAAAACATCGAAGCCATCTTGTCCGATTTGTCGTCGGTCAAGGTGCTGCCCTTGATACAGCTGACGCTTTCGCGAGACTGA
- the LOC129748934 gene encoding TBC1 domain family member 19-like isoform X2, with product MLERVDVKKDYRLAHEPATATVLQTLLEAEHQEDTEQSSSSSGNSSPSKKGTVKRGPPARNGQNGNTAQNMEELKDASIHHTALKLTEDIKAMKIYGSLYKTVQKLACSPEVDKDDMKHTLEEAIKANGLETEIRNIIFHLIRNTVKSDTKSPIAPSDPLYYLRRAGVQWERRVRKSLNSMCCEAKTQLLGQSRVATDREEILSKWDELSNYQIDLTNYRPVYAPKDLLDVLLSLKGPVKQDETDFLPKWEFSHISLPVKNLFELRVHFSELLRNDNSGGISEWAVTCQKILKTRHAPLCQQALKKAITPPPLRGALWAYVLGSQVEAHHNEHWEKLKHSVLTTESIVDKLVFKDVQLTATNDDRYFVFEDVLYQIMLCFSRDTEISQMIQSEFSNSAKLKQYEGPACGFVPFHGICMLAAPFCYLYDNPVSLYFTFRAFYVRYCHRLTTINTHPQGIVSLCLLFEKLLQTHEPQLWSHFRELQIQPIRVVFKWLMRAFSGHLPPEQLLVLWDLILGYDSLEILSLFALIILSFRRESLMQVATLENIEAILSDLSSVKVLPLIQLTLSRD from the exons GAACATCAGGAGGATACCGAGCAAAGCAGTTCTTCCAGTGGGAATTCGTCACCATCGAAGAAGGGAACCGTCAAACGTGGACCGCCAGCCAGAAACGGTCAAAACGGGAACACCGCGCAAAATATGGAGGAGCTAAAGGATGCCAGTATCCATCACACGGCACTGAAACTGACCGAGGACATCAAAGCCATGAAGATCTACGGTAGTCTGTACAAAACGGTTCAG AAGTTGGCATGCTCACCAGAAGTAGACAAGGATGATATGAAGCATACCTTGGAGGAGGCGATCAAAGCCAACGGTCTTGAAACGGAAATTCGCAACATAATATTCCACTTGATCAGAAATACCGTCAAGTCGGATACCAAATCGCCGATAGCTCCGAGTGATCCGCTGTATTACCTTCGACGTGCTGGCGTCCAGTGGGAGCGCCGAGTTCGAAAATCGCTCAATTCCATGTGCTGCGAAGCCAAGACGCAGCTATTGGGACAGTCACGCGTCGCAACCGATCGGGAAGAAATCCTTTCCAAGTGGGACGAATTGAGTAACTATCAAATAGATTTGACCAACTACCGACCAGTGTATGCGCcgaaagatcttctggatgtgCTTCTTTCCCTGAAAGGCCCCGTCAAACAGGATGAAACAGA TTTTCTTCCCAAGTGGgaattttcacatatttctcTTCCGGTCAAGAACCTGTTCGAGCTGCGGGTGCACTTTTCCGAGCTGCTGAGAAACGATAACAGTGGCGGGATATCGGAATGGGCCGTCACGTGCCAGAAGATCCTCAAAACACGCCACGCTCCCCTGTGTCAGCAAGCCCTGAAGAAGGCAATCACCCCACCTCCGCTGCGAGGCGCACTCTGGGCCTATGTCCTTGGCAGCCAGGTGGAAGCGCAT CACAACGAACATTGGGAGAAACTGAAACACTCGGTGCTTACCACGGAATCTATAGTTGATAAGTTAGTATTCAAGGATGTTCAGCTAACTGCCACCAACGACGATCGCTATTTCGTGTTTGAAGACGTCCTCTACCAG ATTATGCTGTGCTTCAGTCGGGACACGGAAATCAGTCAGATGATACAATCAGAATTCAGTAACTCTGCTAAACTGAAACAATACGAAGGCCCAGCCTGCGGATTCGTTCCGTTCCATGGAATTTGCATGTTGGCAGCACCCTTTTGCTATCTGTACGACAACCCTGTTTCGCTGTACTTCACATTCCGGGCATTTTATGTGAGGTATTGTCACAGATTGACAACCATCAACACCCATCCCCAAGGAATCGTTAGTCTATGTttgctatttgaaaaattgcttCAAACGCACGAACCTCAGCTGTGGTCACACTTTCGAGAGCTTCAGATACAACC AATCCGCGTAGTTTTCAAATGGTTGATGCGTGCCTTCAGTGGCCATTTGCCTCCGGAGCAGCTGCTGGTCCTCTGGGATTTGATTCTCGGTTACGACAGCTTGGAGATTTTGTCCCTCTTCGCTCTGATCATTCTGAGCTTCCGGCGCGAGAGTCTTATGCAGGTGGCCACCCTGGAAAACATCGAAGCCATCTTGTCCGATTTGTCGTCGGTCAAGGTGCTGCCCTTGATACAGCTGACGCTTTCGCGAGACTGA